A single genomic interval of Salmo trutta chromosome 13, fSalTru1.1, whole genome shotgun sequence harbors:
- the LOC115206423 gene encoding gamma-sarcoglycan isoform X2 — translation MVREQYVTTTQDSSVPAPVPGSVYKIGIYGWRKRCLYLFVLLLIIILTVNFALTIWILRVMWFNTEGMGHLKVTAEGVRLEDGKSEFLFPLYAQEIHSREDSSLLVHSSENVTLNARNENNDVTGSLSIGPDVAQGNAPNFVISSNIKTLFSADDKEVVVGTDKLRVTGPEGALFEHSVETPLLKAEPFKDLRLESPTRSLSMDAPKGVFVKALAGNIEAASNMDVLLHSSEGVVRQCDSGCRDGASAESPPGTWRDVWKRSGTLRSVCLS, via the exons ATGGTGAGGGAGCAGTATGtcaccaccacccaggacagcAGTGTCCCTGCCCCGGTCCCTGGCTCTGTCTATAAGATCGGGATCTACGGTTGGAGGAAGCGCTGCCTCTACCTGTTTGTCCTGctgctcatcatcatcctcaccgTGAACTTTGCCCTCACCATATGGATCCTCCGGGTCATGTGGTTTAACACA GAAGGGATGGGACATCTAAAAGTAACAGCGGAGGGAGTGAGGCTTGAGGACGGGAAGTCAGAGTTCCTCTTTCCTCTCTATGCCCAAGAGATCCACTCCAGAGAG GACTCCTCTCTCCTGGTGCACTCATCTGAAAACGTCACTCTCAATGCCCGCAATGAAAATAATGATGTCACAGGAAGTCTCTCCATAG GGCCAGATGTGGCCCAGGGAAATGCACCGAATTTTGTCATCAGCTCCAACATCAAGACGCTGTTTTCTGCAGATGACAAAGAGGTGGTTGTTGGAACAGACAAACTCCGTGTTACAG GTCCAGAAGGTGCCCTGTTTGAACACTCTGTAGAGACGCCCCTGCTCAAAGCTGAGCCCTTCAAAGACTTGAG GCTGGAGTCTCCAACCCGCTCTCTCAGCATGGATGCACCGAAGGGAGTCTTTGTCAAAGCACTGGCTGGGAACATCGAGGCGGCATCTAACATGGATGTTCTATTGCACTCCAGTGAAGGAGTGGTGAGGCAAT GTGATTCTGGATGCCGAGACGGTGCGTCTGCCGAGTCTCCCCCTGGGACATGGAGGGATGTCTGGAAACGCTCAGGGACTCTACGAAGTGTGTGTCTGTCCTAG
- the LOC115206423 gene encoding gamma-sarcoglycan isoform X1, which translates to MVREQYVTTTQDSSVPAPVPGSVYKIGIYGWRKRCLYLFVLLLIIILTVNFALTIWILRVMWFNTEGMGHLKVTAEGVRLEDGKSEFLFPLYAQEIHSREDSSLLVHSSENVTLNARNENNDVTGSLSIGPDVAQGNAPNFVISSNIKTLFSADDKEVVVGTDKLRVTGPEGALFEHSVETPLLKAEPFKDLRLESPTRSLSMDAPKGVFVKALAGNIEAASNMDVLLHSSEGVVILDAETVRLPSLPLGHGGMSGNAQGLYEVCVCPSGKLFLSKAGVTSMCSESQEC; encoded by the exons ATGGTGAGGGAGCAGTATGtcaccaccacccaggacagcAGTGTCCCTGCCCCGGTCCCTGGCTCTGTCTATAAGATCGGGATCTACGGTTGGAGGAAGCGCTGCCTCTACCTGTTTGTCCTGctgctcatcatcatcctcaccgTGAACTTTGCCCTCACCATATGGATCCTCCGGGTCATGTGGTTTAACACA GAAGGGATGGGACATCTAAAAGTAACAGCGGAGGGAGTGAGGCTTGAGGACGGGAAGTCAGAGTTCCTCTTTCCTCTCTATGCCCAAGAGATCCACTCCAGAGAG GACTCCTCTCTCCTGGTGCACTCATCTGAAAACGTCACTCTCAATGCCCGCAATGAAAATAATGATGTCACAGGAAGTCTCTCCATAG GGCCAGATGTGGCCCAGGGAAATGCACCGAATTTTGTCATCAGCTCCAACATCAAGACGCTGTTTTCTGCAGATGACAAAGAGGTGGTTGTTGGAACAGACAAACTCCGTGTTACAG GTCCAGAAGGTGCCCTGTTTGAACACTCTGTAGAGACGCCCCTGCTCAAAGCTGAGCCCTTCAAAGACTTGAG GCTGGAGTCTCCAACCCGCTCTCTCAGCATGGATGCACCGAAGGGAGTCTTTGTCAAAGCACTGGCTGGGAACATCGAGGCGGCATCTAACATGGATGTTCTATTGCACTCCAGTGAAGGAGTG GTGATTCTGGATGCCGAGACGGTGCGTCTGCCGAGTCTCCCCCTGGGACATGGAGGGATGTCTGGAAACGCTCAGGGACTCTACGAAGTGTGTGTCTGTCCTAGCGGGAAGCTGTTCCTGTCCAAGGCCGGGGTCACCTCCATGTGCAGCGAAAGCCAAGAGTGCTAG